One window of Haemorhous mexicanus isolate bHaeMex1 chromosome 16, bHaeMex1.pri, whole genome shotgun sequence genomic DNA carries:
- the LOC132334728 gene encoding zinc finger protein 436-like, translating to MEGEEREEEEGQRRIKAGQTEPCARALPEFAAPTCGIIAPPHRAGFPIASPWEAVRKRKVPWDTEAEQELSMESREDKSPGQNQAAEAVLSGSTAQEPNGEEKPRRSRTRRGCKRRWRGSEGERASLGREGGQRWSQSSELVLHEQLHGGEKPHTCGECGKSFRRSSHLINHLRIHTGERPYECEECGKSFRRSSNLILHQRTHTGERPYECGECGKSFRRSSHLILHQRTHTGERPYECDQCRKRFQTSSNLLKHHHTHTEERPFRCPDCGQGFRRNAHLVTHRRIHTGERPHECGECGKSFSRSSNLISHRRTHTGERPHECGECGKSFSRHSNLILHQKIHTGERPYECSKCGKRFRSNSHLLLHYQIHREERPFQCPDCGKGFKHNSTLITHRRIHTGERPYECPQCGKSFRWSSHLTRHQRRHR from the exons ATGGAAGGGGAGGagcgggaggaagaggagggacaaaGGCGGATCAAGGCTGGGCAGACGGAACCATGTGCTCGAGCCCTACCTGAATTCGCAGCCCCCACCTGTGGGATCATCGCCCCCCCCCATCGcgcag gatttcccattgccagcccctgggaggcagtgaggaagaggaaggtgccctgggacactgaggcag agcaggagctgagcatggagagcagggaggacaaatccccgGGGCAGAACCAGGCAGCAGAGGCCGTTTTGAGCGGCTCCACGGCGCAGGAACCCaacggggaggaaaagccccggAGATCCCGcacgaggaggggctgcaaacgcAGATGGcggggatctgagggggaaagagccagcctgggccggGAAGGCGGCCAGAGATGgagccagagctcagagctggtgctccatgagcagctccatggtggggagaagccccacacgtgtggggagtgtgggaagagcttcaggagGAGCTCCCACCTGATCAATCACCTGAGGATCCACACAGGGGaacggccctacgagtgtgaggagtgtgggaagagcttcaggagGAGCTCCAACCTGATCCTGCAccagaggacccacactggggaacggccctacgagtgtggggagtgtgggaagagcttcaggagGAGCTCCCACCTGATCCTGCAccagaggacccacactggggaacggccctacgagtgtgatcagtgcaggaagaggtttcagaccagctccaATCTCCTCAAGCACCATCAcactcacacagaggagaggcccttccgctgccccgactGCGGGCAGGGCTTCAGGCGAAATGCCCATCTTGTCACGCACCgacgcatccacactggggagaggccccacgagtgtggggaatgtgggaagagcttcagccggaGCTCCAACCTGATCAGTCACCGGAGAACCCACACAGGGGAGAGGCCCCatgagtgtggggagtgtgggaagagcttcagccggCATTCCAACCTGATCCTCCACCAaaagatccacactggggagaggccctacgagtgttctaagtgtgggaagaggtttcggAGCaactcccatctcctcctgcactATCAGattcacagagaggagaggcccttccagtGCCCTGACTGCGGGAAGGGATTCAAGCACAACTCCACCCTCATCACccaccggcgcatccacactggggagaggccctacgagtgtccccagtgtgggaagagcttcaggtggagCTCTCACTTGACCCGACACCAACGGAGGCACcggtaa